One window of Fodinicurvata sediminis DSM 21159 genomic DNA carries:
- the secF gene encoding protein translocase subunit SecF produces MALIRFFPENSRIKFLNARRVTLAVAALIMTGSIICFAAIGLNFGIDFRGGTLIEIETDGPADLPELRSRLGALDLGEVTLQEFGAPNDILINIQRQDGDAEAQQEAIERVKSEIDDVVVNYRRTEFVGPKVGAELREAGTLATLLALLGIAVYVWFRFEWQFAAAALLALVHDVIATIGFFTVTQIEFNLATLAAVLTIAGYSINDTVVIFDRVRESARKYKKLPISEVLNKALNDTLSRTLMTSLTTLLALFSLYFFGGEVIRGFTAGLIWGIVIGTFSSVGVAVPLLYYMGVKSEPVEKQEEEDRSKAQDGVPQV; encoded by the coding sequence ATGGCCCTCATACGCTTCTTTCCCGAAAATTCGCGCATCAAGTTTCTCAACGCCCGCCGCGTGACGTTGGCGGTTGCGGCCTTGATCATGACCGGATCGATCATTTGCTTTGCCGCGATTGGACTGAACTTCGGTATCGATTTCAGGGGCGGGACCTTGATCGAGATCGAAACCGACGGTCCTGCGGATCTACCGGAATTGCGCTCACGTCTCGGAGCTCTGGATCTAGGCGAAGTGACGCTGCAGGAATTTGGGGCCCCCAATGATATCCTGATCAATATCCAGCGGCAGGACGGAGATGCGGAAGCGCAGCAGGAAGCCATCGAGAGAGTGAAGTCTGAAATCGATGATGTGGTCGTCAATTACCGACGCACTGAATTTGTCGGCCCGAAGGTTGGGGCAGAACTCCGTGAAGCTGGAACGCTTGCAACCCTTTTGGCCTTGCTGGGGATCGCGGTATACGTCTGGTTTCGTTTCGAGTGGCAGTTTGCTGCGGCAGCTCTGCTGGCATTGGTGCATGACGTGATTGCGACGATCGGCTTTTTCACCGTTACGCAGATTGAATTCAATCTGGCGACCCTGGCCGCAGTGCTTACCATTGCCGGTTATTCAATCAACGATACCGTCGTTATTTTCGACCGCGTCAGGGAATCGGCGAGAAAGTACAAGAAGCTGCCGATCAGCGAGGTTCTCAACAAGGCCTTGAACGATACGCTGTCCAGAACCTTGATGACTTCGCTGACAACCCTGTTGGCCCTGTTCTCGCTCTACTTCTTTGGCGGTGAAGTGATTCGCGGATTCACGGCAGGCCTGATCTGGGGCATTGTAATCGGCACATTCTCGAGTGTCGGGGTTGCCGTGCCACTGCTTTACTACATGGGCGTGAAGAGCGAGCCTGTCGAGAAG
- the yajC gene encoding preprotein translocase subunit YajC has translation MFVSPAYAQGAAADGGNLLMSVLPFILIFVIFYFLLIRPQQKKMKQHREMIQSLERGDRIVTSGGIVGQIIKVTSDSEVEVEIAPGTRVQVMRQTITEVIEKGAPIRSSSKEKGGRGKQSQSRKSEPQDDSSEAETEEQAEETKSDEKQ, from the coding sequence ATGTTCGTTTCCCCGGCCTATGCACAGGGTGCCGCAGCCGATGGCGGAAATCTCCTGATGTCCGTCCTGCCGTTCATCCTGATCTTCGTCATCTTCTATTTTCTTTTGATTCGACCGCAACAGAAGAAGATGAAGCAGCATCGAGAGATGATCCAGTCCCTGGAACGCGGTGACAGGATTGTCACTTCAGGGGGCATTGTCGGACAGATCATCAAGGTGACCAGCGATTCCGAGGTTGAGGTTGAAATTGCCCCTGGAACGCGTGTTCAGGTCATGCGTCAGACCATTACTGAGGTGATTGAGAAGGGTGCACCCATCCGAAGTTCCTCCAAGGAAAAGGGCGGTCGCGGAAAACAGTCCCAGAGCCGCAAGTCGGAACCGCAAGACGACTCTTCTGAAGCAGAGACTGAAGAGCAAGCAGAAGAGACGAAATCCGACGAAAAACAGTAG
- the secD gene encoding protein translocase subunit SecD: MVHFSRWQLFFVVAVLILGVVFALPNVLSRQVLDSLPDWVPNEQINLGLDLQGGSHLLLEVDIESVFEEQLEGLQDTVRSELRSDRIGYTDLAVRGDEVTFNLTDPEQADAARQVLSDYLGNANLSISGDGEARISLTDQARAQRQTNIVQQSIEIVRRRIDETGTREPAIQQQGEDRILVQLPGVDNPERIKDILGRTAKLTFHLVDTDASANSDSIPAGSQVLPSEELGPDGEPFEYVIRRRVMVSGDNLTDAQATFQEGQPVVSFSFDSVGAQRFADVTRENVGNPFAIVLDEKVISAPVIREPITGGRGVISGDFSTQEVQDLALLLRAGALPAELTVIEERSIGPGLGADSIRAGEIASILGLVGGVIFIMAVYGLFGVMASVALTTNIVLIVAVLSGLQATLTLPGIAGIVLTIGMAVDANVLIFERIREEVRNGRGPVSAIDTGYRQALSAIIDGNVTTLIAAVLLFVFGTGPIKGFAITLAIGLVTSMFTAIMVTRAIIVGWLRSRRPKQLPI, translated from the coding sequence ATGGTCCATTTTTCGCGCTGGCAGCTCTTTTTCGTTGTTGCCGTGCTGATACTGGGTGTCGTCTTCGCCCTGCCAAATGTCCTTTCACGCCAGGTATTGGATAGCCTGCCTGACTGGGTGCCCAATGAGCAGATCAATTTGGGGCTAGACCTGCAGGGCGGCTCGCACCTTTTGCTCGAGGTCGATATCGAGTCCGTCTTCGAGGAGCAGCTGGAAGGCTTGCAGGATACGGTTCGCTCCGAACTGAGAAGTGATCGTATCGGGTATACCGACCTGGCCGTACGAGGCGATGAAGTCACATTCAACCTGACCGATCCCGAACAGGCTGATGCGGCAAGGCAAGTGCTTTCCGACTACCTCGGGAATGCAAATCTGTCGATCAGTGGAGATGGCGAGGCGCGCATTTCCCTGACGGACCAGGCCAGGGCTCAGAGACAGACCAACATCGTACAGCAATCGATCGAGATCGTTCGTCGTCGCATCGACGAAACCGGCACGCGTGAGCCGGCGATTCAGCAGCAAGGTGAAGATCGCATTCTGGTTCAACTGCCGGGTGTGGATAACCCAGAGCGGATCAAGGATATTCTCGGGCGTACGGCAAAGCTGACCTTCCATCTGGTCGATACGGATGCTTCAGCTAATTCCGACAGTATTCCGGCTGGTTCTCAGGTGCTGCCCTCGGAAGAGTTGGGGCCGGATGGTGAGCCCTTTGAGTACGTTATTCGCCGACGCGTGATGGTGAGCGGCGACAACCTGACGGATGCACAGGCAACGTTCCAGGAAGGCCAGCCTGTTGTTTCCTTCTCGTTCGATTCTGTCGGAGCACAGCGTTTTGCCGATGTGACCCGTGAGAATGTCGGAAACCCCTTTGCCATCGTCCTTGACGAGAAAGTCATAAGCGCACCGGTCATCCGTGAACCGATCACGGGGGGGCGTGGTGTCATCAGCGGCGATTTCAGTACCCAGGAAGTCCAGGATTTGGCGCTTCTTCTGAGGGCTGGTGCCTTGCCCGCCGAACTGACCGTGATCGAGGAAAGATCGATTGGCCCAGGGCTCGGTGCGGATTCGATCCGTGCGGGTGAGATTGCTTCCATCCTCGGTCTGGTTGGGGGGGTGATATTCATCATGGCTGTCTATGGGTTGTTCGGGGTCATGGCCTCTGTCGCCTTGACCACCAACATTGTGCTGATCGTGGCTGTTCTCTCGGGACTTCAGGCGACCCTGACGCTTCCCGGTATTGCAGGTATCGTTTTGACCATTGGCATGGCCGTTGACGCGAACGTGCTTATCTTCGAACGCATTCGAGAAGAGGTTCGCAATGGCCGCGGACCCGTCTCAGCAATCGATACAGGGTACCGACAAGCGCTATCGGCCATCATTGACGGTAATGTAACCACTCTGATTGCTGCTGTATTGCTGTTCGTTTTCGGAACCGGCCCAATCAAGGGGTTTGCCATCACGCTCGCGATCGGTCTTGTAACTTCGATGTTCACAGCCATCATGGTGACCCGTGCCATAATCGTGGGCTGGCTGCGCAGTCGCCGTCCCAAGCAGCTGCCAATCTGA
- a CDS encoding MarR family winged helix-turn-helix transcriptional regulator produces MKAAYLDMIRMIERLHRQCLELVKAEIEREGIRDLNNVQALIIFNIGEGEVTVGELTQRGYYLGSNVSYNVKKLVENGYLVQERSPHDRRSTHVRVSDRGMAIFKHLDKLFEKHASDMQETGLSADELNSAGDTLSRLLRYWSAPEHFSARG; encoded by the coding sequence GTGAAAGCTGCGTATCTTGACATGATCCGCATGATTGAACGGCTGCACCGGCAGTGTCTCGAGCTGGTCAAGGCTGAGATCGAGCGCGAAGGAATCCGAGATCTCAATAATGTTCAGGCTTTGATTATCTTCAATATCGGTGAAGGCGAAGTGACTGTCGGAGAACTCACTCAACGTGGGTATTATCTGGGCTCGAACGTTTCCTACAACGTCAAGAAACTGGTCGAGAACGGTTATCTGGTCCAGGAACGTTCCCCGCATGACAGGCGCTCAACCCATGTTCGTGTCAGTGACAGGGGGATGGCGATCTTCAAGCATCTGGACAAGCTTTTCGAGAAGCATGCTTCGGACATGCAGGAGACGGGTTTGAGCGCAGATGAATTGAATTCTGCGGGGGATACATTGTCCCGCCTGCTACGTTACTGGTCTGCCCCGGAGCATTTTTCCGCCAGAGGCTGA